A stretch of DNA from Lotus japonicus ecotype B-129 chromosome 4, LjGifu_v1.2:
CCAGTGGAGCCCAACACTCACTCTGAAGACTGCACTTCTCTCTGCTCCTCAACTTGATGATCCTCAATATGCTATTGTGGCACATCAGGCCTGGCTCATTCTTTTGTGCAGTCATGTCTATGGTTTTGTGaaatgtttttgttttcataTGCTTTATGTGTATAGTTGCCAAAGGCAGTATATTGAAGAATTCAATCCTCGTCCCGGTTGCTGCTAGATCAACTTATGTTAATATTGCTTAGTTCTCACAAGTCCTGTCATTCACTATCTGAAAGACTAGCAGTCATTTGTTAACATTGTTAATGCCTCTAGATTTTGATGACAAACAGGTTTGTGGTTTCTCACATCCATGAAAAATGCGCCACAAGAAGATTATATAGcaactaattaatatttattaaaacttcagattaattttgatatatttGATGTAATATAATAGCGAGTAAATGTAAAAATGTGTTCCAAGGGTACAAGATCGATTTTTGTGATGGTGGTGTGGTTATATTCCACTAATGCCCTTCTTGACAATCTTTATGACCAAGAAATAGCATCAACTATATCAAATTCAATCTTTGGGTGAAAAAGCAGAAGACTATTATCCTGTTGAGATTGAGAACCACTGAAGTGGAGGCTTTTGTTCAAAAAGTCATCAATGAAAGTAAGCATAACTATTGCTAACCAGTACAAAGCAAAGACATGTTTGATTTGAAGGATCACTTGAAGGATCTGGAGATGACTGATGAGAGCTGCAAAGGCCTTAGAATACTTCAATACCACCCGACACATGATCCTTTACTATGAGGATCTTGTGAGAATTCACAGTAAGTACCTCATCATTTAGGTATTCACAGGTATATCCATGCCACGGGTACTGTTATTGAGTTTAACTGCATAGTTGTCCCACAGGTATATAAACCAAAGCTTTGCCAGTCTTCCCAATTTATAAATTGCCATCTAGACATATTCAGATTTTGCTGTAATAATGCAAACAATGGTGTGACAAATCAAGAGTTTGGTTCACCCCCTATGCAAGTAGAAAGAATGCAACCCCTTGTTACAGAAAGTGTAAAATCTGAGACTATGGAGGAATTTGAATATGGTATTGCAGTAACACAGGAGAACCATTATGGAGACCTTTTCTTTACAATGAGGGTTGTCCTAGATGCACTACCAAGTGCCACCGGTGGTACTGAAATCTATTGCTCCTCCAAACCACACGTTTGAGTTGCATCATCCTCTTTGTAAGCTCGCCTTGtggtgtaatcttgttggttcAGGCAAAAAAATTGGCTGCTGTTGCTCCAAGCACATTGGATTTTGTTGCTTCTCCATGGAAAGCTCGGAGTCTTGGATTATAATAATGCTTTGAAGGCATCATTTAATATGCTCTAATCAGATTGTTCATATTTTGTGAGTTATGTTCTATTTTATTTGGTTAATTTAATGTTTATTACTAGCATCTCTCTATTTATCTTTTAATAAAACATTTTTATGGAATActtttttcaaaacaaaatgaTGTTTATCCATGTCTCGCTTTACGTTGTAGTCAGTTGTAACTTGACTTGTTCAAACTATTTCTTATTGTTACAAAAAATATCACTCCTTAGaacattatatttttaaaaggttgtctaaatgacctatgaggaagtttgggttaaataattcatcatccaatcacattggagataagtgagttggaaacttatttattaatttatttccaactcacatatttccaatgtgattggatgatgggtatTTTACCCAAACTTTtcttgggtcatttagacaatcccttttaaaaatattaaaaactttGCTAGGTAAAATCAACATAGGTGAAAAACTAAGAATAAGTAGTGGATAGGGGTGGGAATAGTGAGTTGAGGTAGGTTTTGTATAAATATGTCTGAAAGGCCTAAGGCTTAAGTTTGACCTATTTGAAGATTTGTTTCATAATAAGATTTTTGCGTTTGCAAACAAATCTATATGTAAAGAGGTTATCAAAGACTGGCGggtttaattatattaaaaataatttctatAAAGAAACTAATAATATTATAAGCTATAAGGTATGGATGAAAGTAAACTTGGTTGAGTCTTTTAGGTTATGATAACCTATTTAAAATCATACTTCATAATAATGTATTTAAATAGGTCATAAATCTAGTTTTAAATAGACTTTATACCCTTGAATcattatataagtcaatttgtttaaatatataaaaatttaattaagcatataattttaagatatattaaatttctaacgtaacaacaataacaatgataaaatatatttatatgaatCTTATTTATTTAAGCTAGCATGTCAGACATACGAGACTTTTTGAATAATCTAATcatatctttttatttaactaaattaaaaaaacttaagtTTGTCTATTTACTAATTTGGTTTGGTCTAACCTAGGCCTGAAATAGGCTAGGCTATAGGCCTACGAACGGTCTACTTATTCTCACCCCTAGTGGTGGACATGACCAAGCATGTCAGTCACATAGCTTATGTACCACCACACCAAAGAGAGTGAACTTAGCTTATGTACCGCCACCAAAGAGagtgaaaagagaaaaaacgTTTAATTAATAAGGGTACatttgttttaaaaactaaGGTGTACTTCCAATTTGAAAAAAGgagtattaaaaaaaacttactcTTGACTAAGCCAtcttgacaaaaaaataaaaaatacaaggGTATCTTCGAATTCTTTTCCCTGATAATTTTTTCACACTCTATTATTATGTTTATTATGAAATAGATGTCTACATATATATTGTAACTAATTCATACTCGGCTACCTCTGAATCTGAAGTGTCTTAGGCAAGTAATCAATCACACTCACACAATATCCAGTGTCGACATTTCATACAACCAGTTCCTTTGAGGAATTGAAATCATGGGATGTTATGAAGAACGATACCCTTTTAGAGATAGTTGTCAACACTGCAACGTTTATGTTGTGAACTAAAACATAGAGACTTCATAATATCATTAAATAtttcctcaaaattttgaaaaaattggTAATGCATTCAATTTTTTCCCGAAAACATATATCAAGTACAGACCCAAAACATTCTAATATTCTAAAAACTGCCTGCTGAGGCTCCCCCAGATCAAATTGTGATCGTCATCAATGTTTAACTTATATACCATTTTGaagagagaatatttgaattcaCCTTCCTCCATTGGCACACAAAGAATTGATCAGCTAATCAACAAACTATACCCACGTATCCAGACCTGCCTATTTATAGtgtgtttgaaaaaaaaattaacccacAAGGCTAAACTACAACTGGTAGAGTTAAAGTTTCTCTTGATACGCGATTTTGGGGCGTAAATATTGCCTGCTCTCATGCTTCTAAACATGCAATTAGTATCTACTGTGTCCAAAATAACATTTTCCGTAGACCACGTTTCTTACCTCTGGGCTTAACATCCTTACCTGTGAAAAATCAGGTGAGCTCAGAATTAGATATAGCTGGTCTAGTAGAATGCAGAGATATACTAACATAAAATAGAACCCACATCAGAAACAATCAAGGAATGAAGACACTAGAAAACATGTGAGGCATGCCGTTTTGAAATGCAAACAAAGATTGTACAAAAAATTAGtagaatcaattttaaaatGTGTGTTAAGCAAGAGTTTCAATGCCCCACCTTTAAGTCTGCCGGCTTGAAACAAAGCTTCTTCAGCAATAGGTCTCCACTGTTCTGCACAGGAATAATTGATTCCAAGTCCAACGCTAAGTCCTCTCAGTAGATGCACTGTCCGAAGTACAGAAAACAGTTCTTCTGGAAAAGCCTACAATATCCAGGCACAGGAAGAATAGAAAATTTAGTGAAGAAAAAATAGCAGCAGAAGATATTAACAAGCTATTTCCTGCTTGTTAACATTACCATAAATATACCATTTACAATTTTACAAATATGCATCACGTCACGTTACTTCCTTATTCAATATTTTGATTCAGTGCACACATATTTTCATCAACAGTGAGTCATTAAGAAAAGGTTTGCCACCAACCTGACAAAGAAGAGACTACAAACTTTCATATTTTAGTTAGCGTTATGCTCAAGTACACTCCCAGCAAGTGTAATATTGTTCGAGTAGGAAGATCCACATTCTAGTAGGACTAGCACTCCCagcaaggttttttttttcgtaCACAAGACTCGAACCCGAAACCTTGCTTAAGGGAAATCAAGTATGCACCACTTGAATCAACCACTTGCTGGTCCATCCCATTTTCTAGTTTTCATTAAAATTAGTATATAATTTCTTATTATACCCCTTATCTcttatattgattaatttttctcTCATTTATTATTCTCTTTTCGATGTTTTCTCTCCGTAATAATTTGTTATTGGTagaatgtgaaaaagaaatGGTTCATTGCTATTGTAAAATGACAATCAAACTGAGATTAATACCTGAAcagcaatttttttaattgaagactCGTCAGAGAAAGGTTGCAGCATTGTCACCCCAGGAGGCAATTTTGTATCAAACATTGTCTCTGCTAGTTTAAACATTTCTTGTAGCTCATTTTCACATTTGCTAAAGGTTTCTATACCAAGTTCCCTATAAAATAAGAGTAAACAAAGAGTTAGACAATCTGATATGAACATAGCCATTAAAGAATCGTTATTAATTCAAACTTATGAAGTTAAGGAGTCGGCTGTCCTCCTCTGAAGTCCATATTTCACATAATCTAAAGATTTAAGCAGTCAGCCATTTGGTGAAAGTGAAATACTTTAATATCTATAGCGACAGTAACAACAGAatgagaaaaagagaaagatttACAAAAGGAGGGTGCTGTACCAAAGCATATATATCTACAAGTACCAATCATTGTTTCACATCAATTTAGGATTTCtacctctttttttttgaagataAATCAATTCAAGACATGGACACATGGTTACTTCGTCTTGTTACAAAAGTGCGCTTTAGAAAGCCATCAAATTAGATCATAAAAAAACCATCAAATTTAAGGTTACTAATGAAGAATTAAATAATTTGgacttttaatatttttacaacattccctttttttttctccccTCATGTCTTATGTACCTTCTTACTTCTCACATCAAGTAGTCCATGCTTTCATTATTTATTCCCAGCAGCACCACTAGTGCAGTTAGTCAGTATCAGCTAAGTTATCTATTTCAGATCTTATTTCCACTAAACATGAGAAGCATTAAATATAGAAGGCTGAATTGAAAATTTCAGTACCTATAGCTTTCTGAAGCTCTTACTGGGTCACCATCAGCAATTGCAAGAACTAGATTAGCATAACCAAGCCTTAACTGTTCTGGGAGATCCTTCACCTGCCCATAGTCTAGCAAGGCAACCTGACTCGAGGGAAGATACTAAAATTAGGGTGGTTAAAAGTAACAAAGTTACGACAGGCATCAAAATCTAATACTAATTTTCAATATTCTACCCCCAAGTCATCTGCATATTACTCATCTTGATTATAACATTTTTTAATAACAGCTGGATACTCATCCATAAAGAATTTAAATAACATTTAAGGAGATATTCGGAAAGAATTACAGCTGATGACTTGCCTCTGATCCTTTACAAATCAGGATATTTCCTGGATGAGGATCGGCGTGGAAGAATCCACTTTTCAAAATCATTTGACCATATGCTAGAGTCAAGCTTTGAAGTATTTTCCTGCACTTTTAGAAGAAACTTAATAGTGTAATGCACTTAAACTACGTGTATAAGTATGAAGCATCATCTATGTTATGAATCATTCAGAGAAAGGTGGGTTTCAGTGTTATTAAAACTTAACAATCCCCGCTGTATTATCTGAATATGACATTCATGGACATTCCCCAAAAGAATTTCGGACAGCAATCAAATCTATTCAAAGTTGAATGAGCTCCAAGACTTATCAAATTTATATTGGTCCCAAAATTTGTTGATTTGAGGTTCATTGTCAAAAGTAtgacaattatttttatttaattgtaTATACTAAATTTAtggtttaattattttaaaagtataaaTTCAACTAAGCATCATTGAGcatacacaattcaatcatgaAACAAACAATCGTTGTAAGAAATCGTTAACTATTCTCCTCATGGTTTGTTCAAGGAAGTGGCCAACCTGATATTAAATGTTACTAGTTACTAACAACTTGCTGCATTCTTAattttaatcttttttattATGTTCTTTCCTTTTTGGGGATATCCTATCGTCCTCCAACTTTAACTTTCCttctcattaattatttttctattaaaaaaagACACCGATCTAATTGGTACAAGCAACAAACATTTTATCAGGCTTTCATAGATGAGGGATATTGTGTCTTCTATGGCATCATCAATTTATAACTATTGTAAAGAATCAACTAGCATGGCAGCAAAATCTCCCGAAGTGATCATAAAGTTTTTAGATGAGGGATTAAAGAAATCATGAATTAATGAGTGAAGGTGTCACCTCGCACCACATCCTCAACCTCCCCGCATCCAAGACTCCTTCTTGCTCAGGGGAGACAATAATGGAGTCACTGAGATCATGCACAGGAGCAGATTGCACTCTAATATACCAAACAATTTTCCATGACATCATAACTGACTAAATTGCTGATAGGGAGAAAGGGAGTGGCACTAATTGCagagaaaaattaatttgtgtaAATAAGGGAAGTCAAAGATAGAGAAAATGGGTAAAAAGGGCCAGCAGGAGTGTAGGAGAATGCTAGGAACTAGGAAGAAATGAAACAGAAGTCAAATTACAGGAAAGAGAATGAATGAATTAGTTTATTCTGATGATTCACAATAGACAAGAAAACTAAAAGCAAATATCAATAGTCAGGATTCAGGTCATGTATAAGTtattaacaaaaacaaaagtagGGCATACAGAACTAATGATAGAATAGCTCAGGAGCTTACTGCTTTGCTACAGCTGCAACCTTACCACGTGGATTTATGCCTCTCTTTTCTATTTCATCACCAAGGTTCATTATTGGAATCCCATCCATATATTCCATAACTAGGATCCTTCTGTACAATTAAAGAAGCACATCATTACTAAAAAACTTCTTACATATGAAATTGTGTGAACCAATGCATGTGAATAAAGACTTAATCAAGcacatatataaaaatattataccTTTCTTGGCCATTTGACCAAGATTGAATGTGTAACATAGTAAAAGCTTTTTTCCAGACTGGActttttattcattgttttcggTTCAACCTTGATTATAATGCCACCCCATAGATATTCATGTCATCCCCATGCCATCCCTTTCTGCACTTTCAATGTGCGGAATGTAAAATTTGTGTTCTGCAAGTGCGGTATGTAATTAATTCCCGCACATATAAGTGCGGTCAAATTGGGTAGCGAGAAAATGAATAGGGGTGGCATTCAAATCAATTCCCGATAATTTTTGGTATAGCAAGCTAAAAAGTTAAAGATGACATGCTGGATTCACTGTGTAGAATTATAGATCCTGATGACAACTGTGCACAAAGCCACAAACTTAACAGTGCGCTACCATTCAAGCTtttaaattatttcattgttgatATTTTGATCAAAAACCAAAATATTTACTACATCAACCAATTAGCAAAACTagtttacccaaaaaaaaaactcatgtgGTAACATGTTATTCAACGTATGATTTTGGACTTTGGAGACAAAAGCAATACTTGAGAAAACTTCATTAATTTCTAAAACTGCCATATACTCCAAGTCCAATGAATAAATTGCTGACACTTATTGATATAGTAAGTTAAGCATTCTGGTCCATTACTGATATCTCATCCTGATTCTGTAAGATGCTGTGCTAATACCTAGTAACCATATCTCTTATTACTCTTGGCACCAAAACAGGAGTCCTTCTGTTATGTTCATACAAGAACTTTCTAATCCTTGCCATTGCATCAGCCTCCCTCACGAAGTCAAATTCATATCCAATCTACAATAGTTATCAAGTAGAAGTTCAGAACTAGTCATGGTAGATTGCAGGAAGAACCTCAATTTTAACATGACTATGAAACTACAAGCATagaaaagaaactaaatggTTTGTGAAGAATTTGAAAATAATTGACTAAAAGATAGCGACGGGGTGAGTCAGTCTTGTTTTCTCACTCAAACATCAAACCTGTTCCATTACAGATAAAGCACTTTTAGTCCAGTA
This window harbors:
- the LOC130711150 gene encoding protein ACTIVITY OF BC1 COMPLEX KINASE 8, chloroplastic-like; the encoded protein is MLPPRIPIDLNDMKENLSFQLRPWQRSFQFWVRAIDIYTGYKVFQVRVNFEKDAQKQEAMWERQHELAADKIYAMCSDLGGFFLKIAQIIGKPDLAPAAWVRRLVTLCDRAPPTTFDTVKLVLENELGQGIDDVFERFDLEPLGSASIAQVHRARLKGDKGDVVVKVQHPGVQDLMMTDIHNLQAFAWYMQKTDIKFDLFSVTKEMEKQIGYEFDFVREADAMARIRKFLYEHNRRTPVLVPRVIRDMVTRRILVMEYMDGIPIMNLGDEIEKRGINPRGKVAAVAKQKILQSLTLAYGQMILKSGFFHADPHPGNILICKGSEVALLDYGQVKDLPEQLRLGYANLVLAIADGDPVRASESYRELGIETFSKCENELQEMFKLAETMFDTKLPPGVTMLQPFSDESSIKKIAVQAFPEELFSVLRTVHLLRGLSVGLGINYSCAEQWRPIAEEALFQAGRLKGKDVKPRGKKRGLRKMLFWTQ